The Nitrospira sp. genome contains the following window.
GATATCGTTCTGCGTGGTGGTCTCCTTGTCGCATTTCACGAAGTAGGCATCGCGCGGCGTGCTGCCCTGAAAGGCCCCCTGCCGAAACAGATTGTGCATGAAGGCCCCGATGTTCAGCCGGATCTGAGCCCACAACGGTTCATCGTTCGGCTCAAAGACGA
Protein-coding sequences here:
- a CDS encoding phage tail sheath family protein is translated as VFEPNDEPLWAQIRLNIGAFMHNLFRQGAFQGSTPRDAYFVKCDKETTTQNDINLGIVNIVVGFAPLKPAEFVIIKLQQMAGQIEV